A genomic stretch from Helianthus annuus cultivar XRQ/B chromosome 1, HanXRQr2.0-SUNRISE, whole genome shotgun sequence includes:
- the LOC110932035 gene encoding uncharacterized protein LOC110932035, which translates to MVAKDKEDWLRDMEELEKLDVLSDIRDLNEEELWIKEECLKNIREREFLAAMDLKQKTRCRWAVEGDENSTFFHRLINNRKKKKGIPGLSIGDNIKRLSVEEVNAISKRFSAKEIKDTVFECGADKAPGPDGFNFNFLKHFWKFFEEDFRDILAHFHETGSIDRGCSTSFITLVPKVNDPIHLKDYRSINLIGVISKVISKILANRFKKVIGKVVSESQSAFLRDRYILDSPLILS; encoded by the exons ATGGTCGCCAAAGATAAGGAAGATTGGTTAAGGGACATGGAAGAACTTGAGAAACTAGACGTCCTTAGTGACATTAGAGATCTTAATGAGGAGGAGTTGTGGATCAAGGAAGAGTGCCTTAAAAACATCCGTGAAAGGGAGTTTTTGGccgccatggatttgaaacaaaaAACGCGTTGTCGTTGGGCGGTTGAGGGAGATGAGAATTCTACTTTTTTCCATAGACTTATTAATAATAGGAAGAAAAAAAAGGGGATTCCGGGTCTTAGCATTGGGGATA ATATAAAGAGGCTTTCGGTGGAGGAGGTCAATGCTATTTCAAAGCGTTTCTCGGCCAAAGAGATAAAAGACACAGTTTTTGAATGTGGGGCTGACAAGGCTCCTGGCCCTGATGGTTTTAATTTCAATTTCCTGAAGCATTTTTGGAAGTTTTTTGAGGAAGATTTTAGAGACATTTTGGCTCATTTCCATGAAACGGGTTCGATTGACAGGGGGTGCAGCACCTCTTTCATTACTCTTGTCCCTAAAGTTAATGATCCAATACATTTGAAGGATTATCGTTCGATTAATCTAATAGGGGTGATCAGTAAAGTTATTTCGAAGATATTAGCGAATCGTTTTAAGAAGGTTATTGGGAAAGTGGTGTCGGAATCCCAATCGGCGTTTTTAAGAGATAGGTATATCCTAGATAGCCCCCTGATTCTTAGCTAG
- the LOC110940063 gene encoding dirigent protein 21, with translation MANNLISTTFIVVLFSLVLAGKSQTFSTNLPRSTLRLGRQNLTRLHFFFHDVVGGPNATAIRVAAAPITNTSSTGFGAVVMMDNLLTVGPEPNSTGVGRAQGMYASADLNNMSFMMVQNYVFDEERFNGSTLSILGRNPISSPMREFPVVGGTGVFRFARGYAEARTFFFSATNGDAIVEYNVYVLH, from the coding sequence ATGGCCAATAATCTTATCTCCACCACCTTCATAGTTGTCCTTTTCTCCCTTGTCCTCGCAGGAAAATCGCAAACTTTCTCAACAAACTTGCCACGATCGACACTTCGACTTGGAAGACAAAACCTAACACGCCTCCACTTCTTCTTCCATGACGTAGTTGGGGGCCCAAATGCAACGGCCATTCGGGTGGCTGCAGCCCCCATTACCAACACTTCATCCACTGGATTCGGGGCGGTTGTCATGATGGACAACCTCCTGACAGTGGGGCCCGAACCAAACTCTACAGGGGTAGGAAGAGCTCAAGGGATGTACGCGTCAGCAGATTTAAATAACATGAGTTTTATGATGGTACAAAATTATGTGTTTGATGAAGAAAGGTTTAATGGAAGCACTTTGAGTATATTGGGTCGAAACCCTATTTCGTCTCCGATGAGAGAGTTTCCAGTGGTCGGAGGAACTGGCGTTTTCCGATTTGCCCGCGGGTATGCTGAAGCTAGGACTTTTTTCTTCAGTGCAACCAATGGAGATGCCATTGTGGAATACAACGTTTATGTTCTtcattag
- the LOC110940056 gene encoding dirigent protein 21 — protein sequence MANNLISTTFIVILFSLVLAGKSQPFSTSLPRSTLRLGRQNLTRLHFFFHDVVGGPNATAIRVAAAPITNTSASGFGAVVMMDNLLTVGPEPNTTRVGRAQGMYASADLNNMSFMMVQNYVFDEERFNGSTLSILGRNPISSPMREFPVVGGTGVFRFARGYAEARTFFFNATNGDAIVEYNVYVLH from the coding sequence ATGGCCAACAATCTTATCTCCACCACCTTCATAGTCATACTTTTCTCCCTCGTCCTCGCCGGAAAATCACAACCATTCTCGACCAGCTTACCACGATCAACACTCCGACTTGGAAGACAAAACCTAACACGCCTCCACTTCTTCTTCCATGACGTAGTTGGGGGACCAAATGCAACCGCCATTCGGGTGGCTGCAGCCCCCATTACCAACACGTCGGCCTCTGGATTCGGGGCGGTTGTCATGATGGACAACCTCCTTACAGTGGGGCCCGAACCAAACACTACACGGGTAGGAAGAGCTCAAGGGATGTACGCGTCAGCAGATTTGAATAACATGAGTTTTATGATGGTCCAAAACTATGTGTTTGATGAAGAAAGGTTTAATGGAAGCACTTTGAGTATATTGGGCCGGAACCCTATTTCATCTCCGATGAGAGAGTTTCCGGTAGTCGGAGGAACTGGTGTTTTCCGATTTGCTCGTGGGTATGCCGAAGCTAGGACTTTTTTCTTTAATGCAACTAATGGAGATGCCATTGTGGAGTACAACGTTTATGTTCTTCATTAA